In Pseudomonas fluorescens, the following are encoded in one genomic region:
- the recB gene encoding exodeoxyribonuclease V subunit beta translates to MSTKTPLALAFPLRGSQLIEASAGTGKTFTISALYLRLVLGNGAEDSGFGRELLPPQILVVTFTDAATKELRERIRTRLAEAARYFRDETPAPDSLIAELRDQYLPEQWPGCANRLDIAAQWMDEAAVSTIHSWCQRMLREHAFDSGSLFTQTLETDHSDLLGEVLRDYWRLFCYPMQGDALNWVRSNWGGPAALLPRIRALFASERDTLEGKEPAEVISQCLQERRVALIELKQPWLRWADELLSICHQGVASKSVDGRKMQARYFEPWFEKIKAWAEDESLEQLDIGTGFTRLTPDGMAEAWKGEAPRHPGLDAMAGLKACLDGLPTPDAAVLQHAARWVGARFEEEKRRRAEMGFDDMLLRLDAALQSDGGERLATLIREQFPVALIDEFQDTDPVQYRIFESIYRIEENSPECGLFLIGDPKQAIYAFRGADIHTYLRARQATTGRLHTLGTNFRSSHGMVNAVNHVFERAEARESGRGAFLFRQKNGDNPVPFTPVASQGRKEVLRINDQAIQALNIWHLPAEQPLSGAVYRQQLAAACASEITALLNGGQQGQAGFTQDGKAFRGLLPADIAILVRDGKEAQAVRAELAARGVRSVYLSDKDSVFAAQEAHDVLTWLKACAEPDVERPLRAALASITLNLSLTELERLNQDELAWESRVMQFRGYREVWRKQGVLPMLRRLLHDFRLPQALIARSDGERVLTNLLHLFELLQQAAAELDGEQALIRHLSEHLALSGQAGEEQILRLESDEQLVKVVTIHKSKGLEYPLVFLPFICSAKPVDGSRLPLHYHDESGNAQVTLKPTTELIALADDERLAEDLRLLYVALTRAQHACWLGVADLKRGNNNGSVLHLSALGYLLGGGAPLAESPALQLWLRDLQQDCPALAYAEMPEATAEHYRPPQNDAALLVPLVPKRKASENWWIASYSALRIGDTLSVGTDEAPESPQAQKLFDDERLDPQAPREVVTGGGDIHRFPRGPNPGTFLHGLLEWAGGEGFAAAPQEVIDAIARRCNRRGWEGWISTLSDWLQHLLKSPLQLGGGQAPVMFSQLTQYQVEMEFWFASHKVDVLKLDALVCQYTHNGVARVAAEPVLLNGMFKGFIDLTFEHDGRYYVADYKSNWLGVDDAAYTAQAMEQSILDNRYDLQYVLYLLALHRQLKARLADYDYDRHVGGALYLFLRGTRAASQGVFFARPPRELIERLDRLFQGKPEPKAEPAWEQGVLL, encoded by the coding sequence TGGTTTCGGACGCGAGCTGTTGCCACCGCAGATCCTCGTCGTGACCTTCACCGACGCCGCGACCAAAGAGCTGCGCGAACGCATTCGCACGCGGCTCGCCGAGGCGGCACGATATTTCCGCGATGAAACACCGGCCCCCGACAGCCTGATTGCCGAGTTGCGTGACCAGTACTTGCCCGAGCAATGGCCCGGATGCGCAAACCGCCTGGATATCGCCGCCCAGTGGATGGACGAGGCGGCGGTGTCGACCATCCACAGTTGGTGCCAGCGCATGTTACGCGAGCACGCATTCGACAGCGGCAGCCTGTTTACCCAGACCCTGGAAACTGACCACAGCGATTTGCTGGGGGAAGTCCTGCGCGATTACTGGCGACTGTTCTGTTACCCGATGCAAGGTGACGCCTTGAATTGGGTGCGCAGCAATTGGGGCGGGCCGGCGGCGCTGCTGCCGCGGATTCGTGCGCTGTTCGCCAGCGAGCGGGATACCCTTGAAGGGAAAGAGCCCGCCGAAGTGATTTCGCAATGCCTGCAAGAACGACGGGTGGCCCTGATCGAACTCAAGCAGCCCTGGCTCCGTTGGGCTGACGAGTTGCTTTCCATCTGCCACCAGGGCGTTGCCAGCAAGAGTGTCGACGGTCGCAAGATGCAGGCTCGCTATTTCGAGCCCTGGTTCGAAAAGATCAAAGCCTGGGCCGAAGACGAATCCCTTGAACAACTGGATATCGGCACCGGTTTCACTCGCCTGACCCCGGATGGCATGGCCGAAGCCTGGAAAGGTGAGGCGCCTCGACATCCGGGGCTCGATGCGATGGCCGGCCTCAAGGCCTGCCTCGATGGGTTGCCGACACCTGACGCCGCCGTACTGCAACATGCGGCCCGCTGGGTCGGGGCACGATTCGAAGAAGAGAAGCGCCGCCGCGCGGAAATGGGTTTCGACGACATGCTGCTGCGCCTTGATGCGGCCTTGCAGTCCGATGGCGGTGAGCGACTGGCAACCCTGATTCGTGAACAGTTTCCGGTCGCCCTGATCGATGAGTTCCAGGACACCGACCCGGTGCAATACCGGATCTTCGAGAGCATCTACCGCATTGAAGAGAACAGCCCCGAGTGCGGTCTGTTCCTGATCGGCGACCCGAAACAGGCGATCTACGCTTTTCGCGGCGCCGACATCCATACCTACCTGCGCGCCCGCCAAGCCACCACCGGCCGCCTGCACACCCTGGGCACCAACTTCCGCTCGAGCCACGGCATGGTCAACGCAGTGAACCATGTGTTCGAGCGCGCCGAAGCCCGGGAGTCAGGACGCGGCGCTTTCCTCTTCCGGCAGAAGAATGGCGACAACCCGGTTCCGTTCACGCCGGTGGCCTCCCAGGGCCGCAAAGAAGTCTTGCGCATCAATGACCAGGCAATCCAAGCCTTGAACATCTGGCACTTGCCTGCCGAACAGCCGTTGTCCGGTGCGGTGTACCGGCAACAACTGGCGGCTGCCTGCGCCAGTGAAATCACGGCATTGCTCAATGGCGGACAGCAGGGGCAAGCGGGGTTCACCCAGGACGGCAAAGCCTTCAGGGGCTTGCTGCCGGCGGACATCGCCATCCTGGTGCGCGACGGCAAGGAAGCGCAGGCGGTTCGTGCCGAACTGGCTGCACGGGGCGTGCGCAGTGTTTACCTGTCGGACAAGGACTCGGTATTCGCCGCCCAGGAGGCGCATGACGTGCTGACCTGGCTCAAGGCCTGCGCCGAGCCGGATGTCGAGCGACCGCTGCGGGCCGCGTTGGCCAGCATCACGTTGAACCTGTCGCTGACTGAACTGGAGCGGCTGAATCAGGACGAGTTGGCCTGGGAATCCCGGGTCATGCAGTTCCGTGGCTATCGCGAAGTCTGGCGCAAACAGGGCGTACTGCCGATGCTGCGACGCTTGCTGCACGACTTCCGCCTGCCCCAGGCGTTGATCGCGCGCAGTGACGGCGAGCGCGTCTTGACCAACCTTCTGCACCTTTTCGAACTGCTGCAACAAGCCGCCGCCGAACTCGATGGCGAGCAAGCCCTGATCCGGCATTTGTCCGAGCATCTGGCGTTGTCCGGGCAGGCTGGCGAAGAGCAGATCCTGCGTCTGGAAAGTGATGAGCAATTGGTCAAGGTCGTGACCATTCACAAGTCCAAAGGCCTGGAATACCCCTTGGTGTTCCTGCCGTTCATTTGCTCGGCGAAACCGGTGGATGGCAGCCGTCTGCCGTTGCACTACCACGATGAATCCGGCAATGCCCAGGTTACGTTGAAGCCGACGACAGAGTTGATTGCCCTGGCTGACGATGAGCGTCTGGCCGAGGATCTGCGCTTGCTCTATGTCGCCCTGACCCGGGCGCAACACGCCTGCTGGCTGGGGGTGGCCGACCTCAAGCGCGGCAACAACAATGGCTCGGTGCTGCATCTGTCGGCATTGGGTTATCTGCTGGGCGGTGGTGCGCCTTTGGCCGAGTCCCCGGCGTTGCAGCTTTGGTTGCGGGACCTGCAACAGGACTGCCCGGCGCTGGCGTATGCCGAGATGCCTGAAGCGACTGCAGAGCATTACCGACCACCGCAAAATGACGCGGCGCTGCTGGTTCCGCTGGTTCCGAAACGCAAGGCCAGTGAAAACTGGTGGATCGCTTCCTACAGCGCGCTGCGCATTGGCGATACCCTGAGTGTCGGCACCGACGAGGCACCGGAGAGCCCGCAGGCGCAAAAACTGTTCGATGACGAACGCCTCGACCCGCAGGCCCCCAGGGAAGTGGTGACCGGTGGCGGCGATATCCATCGCTTCCCGCGCGGCCCGAACCCCGGCACCTTCCTCCATGGTTTGCTCGAATGGGCGGGAGGTGAGGGTTTTGCTGCGGCACCACAAGAGGTGATCGACGCCATTGCCCGTCGCTGCAACCGTCGAGGCTGGGAGGGCTGGATCAGCACCTTGAGTGACTGGCTGCAGCATCTGCTCAAGTCGCCGTTGCAGCTGGGCGGCGGTCAGGCACCGGTGATGTTCAGCCAGTTGACGCAGTATCAGGTCGAGATGGAGTTCTGGTTCGCCAGCCATAAGGTCGATGTGCTCAAGCTCGATGCGCTGGTGTGCCAATACACCCATAACGGCGTGGCCCGGGTGGCCGCGGAACCTGTGTTGCTCAATGGCATGTTCAAGGGCTTCATCGACCTGACGTTCGAGCATGACGGCCGCTACTACGTTGCGGACTACAAATCCAACTGGCTCGGTGTCGATGATGCGGCCTACACCGCACAGGCCATGGAACAGTCGATTCTCGACAACCGTTATGACCTGCAATACGTGTTGTACCTGTTGGCCCTGCACCGCCAGCTCAAGGCACGGCTCGCCGATTACGACTACGACCGGCATGTCGGCGGTGCCTTGTACCTGTTTTTGCGCGGTACGCGCGCGGCCAGCCAGGGTGTGTTTTTCGCCCGCCCGCCAAGAGAACTGATCGAACGTCTGGACAGGCTGTTCCAGGGCAAGCCAGAGCCCAAGGCCGAGCCCGCCTGGGAACAGGGAGTACTGTTATGA